In Thermoanaerobaculia bacterium, a single genomic region encodes these proteins:
- a CDS encoding cytochrome c — MLKGFVLGVVIAVLLAAGGAYFYFASGRAPVAASAPPMPFEKTFARIGLDAYLKKLPHPKPQVPADEANLLAGAKVYEQNCAVCHGLPTMDKTSIARGMFPPPPPLFQGKGVTDDEEWETYWKVENGIRMSGMPEFKGSLTETQIWQVTVLVKNADKLPAAIRSDLASASAAPPM; from the coding sequence ATGCTGAAGGGCTTCGTTCTCGGGGTCGTGATCGCCGTCCTGCTCGCTGCCGGCGGCGCCTATTTCTATTTCGCGTCGGGCCGTGCGCCGGTTGCCGCGTCGGCTCCTCCCATGCCGTTCGAAAAAACGTTCGCGCGAATCGGGCTCGATGCTTACTTGAAGAAACTCCCGCACCCGAAGCCTCAGGTGCCCGCCGATGAAGCGAACCTCCTCGCCGGGGCAAAGGTCTACGAACAGAACTGCGCCGTGTGCCATGGCCTGCCGACGATGGACAAGACCTCGATTGCCCGCGGCATGTTTCCGCCGCCGCCGCCGCTCTTCCAGGGAAAGGGCGTGACCGACGACGAGGAGTGGGAAACCTACTGGAAGGTCGAGAACGGCATTCGAATGTCGGGCATGCCGGAGTTCAAGGGCAGCCTCACGGAGACCCAGATCTGGCAGGTGACGGTGCTGGTGAAGAACGCGGACAAGCTCCCGGCGGCCATCCGGAGCGATCTCGCTTCAGCCTCCGCGGCGCCGCCTATGTAG
- a CDS encoding PaaI family thioesterase — translation MHDITDEAFRGAIGDPRTFEKPGLETFKRFIRGELPGPPVSRLVGLRPTEAGLGKATFTMPVTRWLEDGFGLYWGGVYALFADAPLASAIWTTLPAGKAVTTSELNMSFVRPMSRKTANMVGRAETVHSGKQVGLSTIQITDQDGRMLAFGSSRCLIVDVPAKGEAGSRPSEGDHRSEPDPFRRPAPDDGYFSIDEIVNGVPIDLQRKTVAGERTFPVWRLTGYRPTVVEDGRVDATLPSVGWLSNGSAAIYGGVLAWASEFTMGAAVYSTLGAGDVFATLDMQIRFMRPALVGSGPLRLSASVRHRGRRLRVTSCDVDDAQGRRLAMATSSALVVEGGVRELVKGRLPEEILAEGPDRE, via the coding sequence ATGCACGACATCACGGACGAGGCCTTCAGGGGCGCGATCGGGGATCCGAGGACCTTCGAAAAGCCTGGGCTCGAGACGTTCAAGCGCTTCATCCGGGGCGAGCTGCCGGGGCCGCCGGTCTCGAGGCTCGTCGGGCTGCGTCCGACCGAAGCGGGGCTCGGGAAGGCGACCTTCACGATGCCGGTCACGCGCTGGCTCGAGGACGGTTTCGGGCTGTACTGGGGCGGCGTGTATGCCCTCTTCGCCGACGCCCCGCTCGCCTCGGCGATCTGGACGACGCTGCCGGCGGGCAAGGCCGTCACGACCTCCGAGCTCAACATGTCTTTCGTCCGCCCGATGAGCCGGAAGACCGCCAACATGGTCGGCCGCGCCGAGACCGTGCATTCCGGCAAACAGGTCGGGCTCTCGACGATCCAGATCACCGACCAGGACGGCCGGATGCTCGCGTTTGGAAGCAGCCGGTGCCTCATCGTCGACGTGCCCGCGAAGGGCGAGGCCGGCTCCCGGCCGTCGGAGGGTGATCATCGCTCGGAGCCCGACCCGTTCCGCCGGCCGGCGCCCGACGACGGGTACTTTTCCATCGATGAAATCGTCAACGGCGTTCCGATCGATTTGCAGCGCAAGACGGTCGCCGGCGAGCGTACGTTTCCCGTCTGGCGGCTGACGGGGTACCGGCCGACCGTCGTCGAGGACGGGCGAGTCGACGCCACTCTGCCGTCTGTCGGGTGGCTCTCGAACGGCAGCGCGGCGATCTACGGCGGCGTGCTCGCGTGGGCATCCGAATTCACGATGGGCGCAGCGGTCTATTCGACGCTCGGCGCCGGCGATGTGTTCGCCACACTCGACATGCAGATCCGCTTCATGCGCCCTGCACTCGTCGGGTCGGGTCCCCTGCGCCTTTCGGCGTCGGTCCGCCACCGCGGGCGGCGCCTGCGCGTGACGTCCTGCGACGTCGACGACGCGCAGGGAAGGCGCCTCGCGATGGCGACCTCGTCGGCCCTCGTCGTCGAGGGGGGAGTCCGTGAGCTTGTGAAGGGGCGTCTGCCGGAAGAGATCCTCGCCGAGGGGCCGGATCGGGAATAG